One Deltaproteobacteria bacterium genomic window carries:
- the rny gene encoding ribonuclease Y translates to MGGPLRPGFEPVAIGPRAIHALAGQPHCSPCSPSRTEAMGEDHAETKDALRRRLRAARAALPPRAAAELGAAACARVLGLPAFRAARAVVAYAPIENEVDPGALVAAAAAAGKPVYYPRRTSDGLEFLQSGPEGLAPRWSALPEPLDGAPLSPAAGEGVVFLVPGLAFDPRGVRLGRGAGCYDRALARHSHAARIGLAYELQVVPALPEAAWDVRMDAVVTMTTLILALVLGVVLGAGALALVDRVRRRRVAELETSAHATAARIVEEARKEGDAVRKEAQLHAKDLMIQAKADWEREARDQRHELQALEKRILQKEEGIDRKIEAFAQRETELARREDALRAQERLMEERQTDIKRLTDQVRQKLEQAAGMTRDEAKRTLVEQMTDEARHDAARHIRQVEAEAREEADRRAKKIVSIAIERLAGEFVAERTVSVVTLPSDDMKGRIIGREGRNIRAIESATGVDLIIDDTPEAVVISCHNPIRRELARLALERLLSDGRIHPGRIEEVVRKAEQELDEAIREAGQRAVLEVGVHGIHPELVKLLGMLKYRYSYAQNVLMHSIEAAFIAGSLAAELGLNEKQARRAALLHDIGKALTHEVEGSHAIIGGEIARKYGESAKIVNAIAAHHEEVKAETILAPLVDAADALSGARPGARREVLESYAKRLEDLERISNSFKGVEKSFAVQAGREIRIIVDPGTIPDDHAAVLARDIARKIEQEMTYPGQIKVTVIRETRASDIAR, encoded by the coding sequence ATGGGTGGGCCCTTGCGGCCCGGATTCGAACCCGTCGCCATCGGGCCGCGCGCGATCCATGCACTAGCCGGACAGCCACACTGCTCGCCGTGTTCCCCGTCGCGCACGGAAGCGATGGGGGAAGACCACGCAGAGACCAAGGACGCGCTCCGACGCCGGCTGCGGGCCGCGCGTGCCGCTCTGCCGCCTCGGGCGGCGGCGGAGCTCGGCGCTGCGGCCTGCGCGCGCGTTCTCGGCCTGCCAGCCTTCAGGGCGGCGCGAGCCGTGGTGGCGTACGCCCCGATCGAGAACGAGGTCGACCCGGGCGCCCTGGTGGCCGCGGCGGCCGCGGCCGGCAAGCCCGTCTACTATCCCCGCCGCACGAGCGACGGTCTCGAGTTCCTCCAGAGCGGTCCGGAGGGGCTCGCGCCCCGATGGTCCGCCCTTCCCGAACCGCTGGACGGAGCACCACTTTCGCCTGCAGCCGGGGAGGGCGTCGTCTTTCTGGTTCCGGGCCTCGCCTTCGATCCGCGCGGCGTTCGCCTCGGCCGCGGCGCTGGCTGCTACGACCGGGCACTCGCGCGCCATTCGCATGCGGCACGCATCGGGCTCGCCTACGAGCTGCAGGTCGTCCCCGCGCTTCCCGAGGCGGCGTGGGATGTGCGCATGGACGCCGTCGTGACCATGACGACTCTGATCCTGGCGCTGGTCCTCGGCGTCGTCCTCGGCGCCGGCGCACTCGCGCTCGTCGACCGGGTCCGGCGGCGCCGCGTGGCCGAGCTCGAGACGAGTGCGCACGCCACCGCCGCCCGCATCGTGGAGGAGGCTCGCAAGGAGGGTGACGCCGTCCGCAAGGAAGCGCAGCTCCATGCCAAGGACCTCATGATCCAGGCGAAAGCGGACTGGGAGCGCGAGGCGCGCGACCAGCGTCACGAGCTGCAAGCCCTGGAGAAACGAATCCTCCAGAAGGAAGAGGGCATCGATCGGAAGATCGAGGCCTTCGCCCAGCGCGAGACGGAGCTCGCGCGGCGCGAGGACGCGCTGCGCGCGCAGGAGCGCCTGATGGAGGAGCGGCAGACCGACATCAAACGTCTGACCGACCAGGTCAGGCAGAAGCTCGAGCAGGCGGCGGGCATGACGCGCGACGAGGCGAAGCGCACGCTCGTCGAGCAGATGACCGACGAGGCGCGCCACGACGCCGCGCGCCACATCCGGCAGGTCGAGGCCGAGGCCCGCGAGGAAGCCGACCGGCGCGCCAAGAAGATCGTGTCGATCGCCATCGAGCGCCTGGCCGGCGAGTTCGTCGCCGAGCGCACCGTCTCCGTCGTGACGCTGCCGAGCGACGACATGAAGGGACGGATCATCGGGCGCGAGGGGCGGAACATCCGCGCCATCGAGTCCGCCACCGGGGTCGACCTGATCATCGACGACACGCCGGAGGCGGTGGTCATCTCGTGCCACAACCCGATCCGTCGCGAGCTCGCCCGCCTCGCGCTCGAGCGCCTCCTCTCCGACGGGCGCATCCACCCGGGGCGCATCGAGGAGGTGGTACGCAAGGCGGAGCAGGAGCTGGACGAGGCGATCCGGGAGGCGGGCCAGCGGGCCGTGCTCGAGGTGGGTGTGCACGGCATCCACCCCGAGCTGGTGAAGCTCCTCGGCATGCTCAAGTACCGCTACAGCTACGCCCAGAACGTGCTCATGCACTCGATCGAGGCGGCCTTCATCGCCGGCTCGCTGGCCGCCGAGCTCGGGCTCAACGAGAAGCAGGCCCGGCGGGCGGCGCTCCTCCACGACATCGGCAAGGCGCTCACGCACGAGGTCGAGGGCTCGCACGCCATCATCGGCGGCGAGATCGCCCGCAAGTACGGCGAGTCGGCGAAGATCGTGAACGCGATCGCCGCCCACCACGAGGAGGTGAAGGCCGAGACCATCCTGGCGCCGCTCGTCGACGCGGCCGACGCCCTGTCGGGGGCGCGCCCCGGCGCGCGGCGCGAGGTGCTCGAGAGCTACGCCAAGCGCCTGGAGGACCTGGAACGGATCAGCAACTCGTTCAAGGGGGTCGAGAAGTCGTTCGCCGTTCAGGCGGGACGGGAGATCCGGATCATCGTCGACCCGGGGACGATCCCGGACGACCACGCCGCCGTGCTGGCGCGTGACATCGCCCGCAAGATCGAGCAGGAGATGACGTATCCCGGGCAGATCAAGGTGACCGTGATCCGCGAGACCCGGGCAAGTGACATCGCGCGCTGA
- a CDS encoding TIGR00282 family metallophosphoesterase: MRLLFLGDVVGRPGRRALAALLPRLAAREDIDFVVANCENASGGKGIDPRSAEELHEAGIDVLTSGNHVWQNRAIIPYMREQGRLLRPLNFPPGIPGVGWTVQKARRSDTRVAVVNLIGRVFMAPADCPFRAAEQALVDVRREARVVLVDMHAEATSEKVAMGRFLDGKVSAVVGSHTHVQTADEAILPGGTAHLTDAGMCGPEDSVLGVRTEQVLERFLTQMPVRFEVAAGPVLVQGAVIEVDETSGRAHSVRRVRERVEV, encoded by the coding sequence ATGCGACTCCTCTTCCTCGGCGACGTCGTCGGCCGCCCCGGACGCAGGGCGCTCGCCGCGCTCCTGCCGCGCCTGGCGGCCCGCGAGGACATCGATTTCGTGGTCGCCAACTGCGAGAACGCCTCGGGTGGCAAGGGCATCGATCCGCGCTCGGCCGAGGAGCTGCACGAGGCGGGCATCGACGTGCTCACCTCCGGCAACCACGTCTGGCAGAACCGCGCCATCATCCCGTACATGCGCGAGCAGGGGCGGCTCCTCCGCCCGCTCAACTTTCCGCCCGGTATCCCCGGCGTCGGATGGACGGTCCAGAAGGCGCGCCGCTCGGATACGCGCGTGGCCGTGGTGAACCTGATCGGGCGCGTCTTCATGGCACCGGCCGATTGTCCCTTTCGCGCCGCCGAGCAGGCGCTCGTGGACGTCCGCCGCGAGGCACGGGTGGTGCTCGTCGACATGCACGCCGAGGCGACCTCGGAGAAGGTGGCGATGGGGCGCTTTCTCGACGGGAAGGTTTCCGCGGTCGTCGGAAGTCACACCCACGTCCAGACGGCCGACGAGGCGATCCTGCCCGGCGGGACCGCGCATCTGACCGACGCCGGCATGTGCGGACCCGAGGACTCCGTGCTCGGTGTCCGCACGGAGCAGGTGCTGGAGCGCTTCCTCACCCAGATGCCGGTGCGCTTCGAAGTCGCCGCCGGACCGGTCCTCGTCCAAGGGGCCGTGATCGAAGTCGACGAGACGAGCGGACGCGCGCACAGCGTGCGCCGCGTGCGCGAGCGGGTCGAAGTTTGA
- the ftsY gene encoding signal recognition particle-docking protein FtsY, which translates to MEQVEAALGRAPAGLDAVLSELEEVLIAADVGMRTVAVLLDRVRQRVGRSADPAEVRRALREEMVAMLDAPPPPAPTARPWVVLVTGVNGVGKTTTIGKLAARHADAGRRALLVAADTFRAAAIEQLAVWAERTGAVLVRQAPGADPSAVAFDGMKAALARAIDVVLVDTAGRLHTRTNLMAELGKVRRVIARELPGAPHETLLVLDATTGQNAIAQARSFLEAADVTGIVLTKLDGTARGGIVLAVRHELGIPIQYVGVGEAIEDLRPFVASEFVDALFAVEIAETARVA; encoded by the coding sequence ATGGAGCAGGTCGAGGCCGCGCTCGGGCGCGCCCCGGCGGGCCTCGACGCCGTGCTCAGCGAGCTCGAGGAGGTGCTGATCGCCGCCGACGTCGGCATGCGCACGGTGGCGGTACTGCTCGACCGGGTCCGGCAGCGCGTCGGCCGTAGCGCAGACCCGGCCGAGGTGCGCCGGGCGCTGCGCGAGGAGATGGTGGCGATGCTGGACGCTCCTCCGCCGCCGGCGCCGACCGCCCGTCCATGGGTGGTGCTGGTCACGGGCGTCAACGGCGTGGGCAAGACCACCACCATCGGCAAGCTCGCGGCTCGCCACGCCGACGCGGGCCGCCGTGCGCTCCTCGTGGCGGCGGATACCTTCCGGGCGGCGGCCATCGAGCAGCTCGCCGTCTGGGCCGAGCGCACCGGCGCCGTCCTCGTGCGGCAGGCGCCGGGCGCCGACCCCTCGGCCGTCGCCTTCGACGGCATGAAGGCGGCGCTGGCCCGCGCCATCGACGTGGTGCTCGTCGACACGGCCGGTCGCCTGCACACCCGCACCAACCTCATGGCGGAGCTCGGCAAGGTACGCCGCGTGATCGCCCGCGAGCTGCCCGGCGCCCCGCACGAAACGCTCCTCGTGCTCGACGCGACCACCGGCCAGAACGCGATCGCGCAGGCACGCAGCTTCCTGGAGGCGGCGGACGTGACCGGAATCGTGCTCACCAAGCTCGACGGCACCGCGCGCGGCGGCATCGTGCTGGCAGTCCGGCACGAGCTCGGCATCCCGATTCAGTATGTCGGGGTCGGCGAGGCGATCGAGGACCTCCGTCCCTTCGTGGCGAGCGAGTTCGTCGACGCGCTGTTCGCCGTGGAGATCGCCGAGACCGCACGCGTGGCTTGA
- the smc gene encoding chromosome segregation protein SMC, whose product MRIKRIELNGFKSFLERTVLELPLGVTAIVGPNGCGKSNIVDAIRWVLGEQSPKHLRGEAMEDVIFTGNGESGPLGMAEVTLLLERDERDLERPAAPGDGDGVDEGLPAALAEASEIAVTRRYFRSGESEYFINRMPCRLRDITELFLGTGIGTKAYAIIEQGRVEQLVNAKPEEVRLFIEEAAGTTRFRSRKLAAERKMERTRDNLVRVEDVVREIERQMASLERQARRAEEYHRIKDGLRALDLRVMAARQRAWSEETRTLGERLAAVRAEEAQLHDAIRRSRGATAEARVRRSADEDRLRVCDGEIAEQRLRAGQARTLGASLAVRQTELVARAADAERELGVLRLRLGDLEEESRGAAEALERAAAEERDAGAQQRDAEARLEALAAEGTPLDRMVEEAKDAVVEASAEESRLHNMGEALRRRHEELEGRRRKLEDEQRLRGERLRANGRDAEAAREAITRLEEERLRLGAEREVLAERQLEIRREEAARGTALEGAREAARQIGSRADSLRELHARHEGCKRGAAGLLARQPGTAALLASVLRVPAALERAVAAALGKRLAQIVVPDTASAVAAVGWLRESNAGSATVLPRDAERRAAVIVPAGRRLLDQIDVDPQHWALAEALLGQVLLADDLGHALALWRAASHPVTVVTPAGEAIDTVGAVTGGSEPPLEETLLARARELRELEGTLAAARADLAREERALAEVQGRDAVLAEAARAADERLQALRLELLAAEKDRERLEEERRRITAELEVEALEATGVAGEGGQVADEIAALGARRERATHAVADRRVELANRQQAAAAWRERHGAAERERTDAAVRAAGAGERRRHLEAAVVRARAMLAEVQERLAAVARRAAEAASGADTAAVEAAAAEAEREAAERQTAALTLERDGLRGALAEADRGLSADDAAEASARERLDVLGQERAAAEVTLAERRLALEHLAAQLAERYGLGPEALADVVIEDDGEDTERAEHAEALRARLARLGDVNPAAAGELEELRTRREFLVAQRTDLERSLDDLRRTIAKLTRTSRQRFEETFAAANEKLAEVFPKLFPNGKARLELIPPEEGGEPGIEIVVQPAGKKLQSLGLLSGGEKALTATALILSLFLIRPTPFCLLDEVDAPLDEANIGRFNQLVREMAATSQFVLITHNRRTMEVADTLYGITMERAGISKVVAVRLWEAA is encoded by the coding sequence ATGCGCATCAAGCGGATCGAACTGAACGGCTTCAAGTCGTTCCTGGAGCGGACCGTCCTCGAGCTCCCGCTCGGTGTCACCGCCATCGTCGGGCCGAACGGCTGCGGCAAGTCGAACATCGTCGACGCGATCCGCTGGGTACTGGGCGAGCAGAGCCCGAAGCATCTGCGCGGCGAAGCGATGGAGGACGTCATCTTCACCGGCAACGGCGAGAGCGGGCCGCTCGGCATGGCCGAGGTGACGTTGCTGCTCGAGCGCGACGAGCGGGACCTCGAACGGCCGGCGGCCCCGGGCGACGGCGACGGCGTCGACGAGGGGCTGCCCGCGGCGCTCGCCGAGGCGAGCGAGATCGCCGTCACCCGGCGCTACTTTCGCTCCGGCGAGTCCGAGTACTTCATCAACCGGATGCCCTGCCGTCTGAGGGACATCACCGAGCTGTTCCTTGGCACCGGCATCGGCACCAAGGCGTACGCGATCATCGAGCAGGGGCGCGTCGAGCAGCTCGTGAACGCCAAGCCCGAAGAAGTGCGCCTGTTCATCGAGGAGGCGGCGGGTACGACGCGCTTCCGCAGCCGCAAGCTCGCCGCCGAGCGCAAGATGGAGCGGACGCGCGACAACCTGGTGCGCGTCGAGGATGTGGTGCGCGAGATCGAGCGCCAGATGGCCTCGCTCGAGCGGCAGGCCCGCCGCGCCGAGGAGTACCACCGGATCAAGGACGGTCTCCGCGCGCTCGACCTCCGCGTCATGGCGGCGCGGCAGCGCGCCTGGTCCGAGGAGACCCGTACCCTCGGCGAGCGCCTCGCGGCGGTGCGCGCGGAGGAGGCCCAGCTCCATGACGCGATCCGCCGCTCGCGCGGCGCCACCGCCGAGGCGCGGGTCCGCCGGAGCGCCGACGAGGATCGCCTGCGCGTCTGCGACGGGGAGATCGCCGAGCAGCGCCTGCGCGCGGGCCAGGCGCGCACGCTCGGGGCGAGTCTCGCGGTAAGACAGACGGAGCTCGTGGCCCGCGCCGCGGATGCCGAGCGCGAGCTCGGGGTGCTGCGTCTTCGGCTCGGCGACCTCGAGGAGGAGTCACGCGGCGCCGCCGAGGCCCTCGAGCGGGCGGCCGCCGAGGAGCGAGACGCCGGAGCGCAGCAGCGGGACGCCGAGGCTCGGCTGGAGGCGCTCGCGGCAGAGGGCACGCCGCTCGACCGAATGGTCGAGGAGGCCAAGGACGCGGTGGTGGAGGCGTCGGCCGAGGAGTCTCGCCTGCACAACATGGGTGAAGCCCTTCGCCGGCGGCACGAGGAGCTCGAGGGGCGCCGGCGAAAGCTCGAGGACGAGCAGCGGCTGCGCGGCGAGCGGCTGCGGGCGAACGGCCGCGACGCCGAGGCGGCGCGCGAGGCGATCACCCGACTCGAGGAAGAGCGCCTCCGTCTCGGTGCCGAGCGGGAGGTGCTGGCCGAACGGCAGCTCGAGATCCGCCGCGAGGAGGCGGCCCGCGGGACGGCGCTCGAGGGCGCACGGGAAGCGGCGCGGCAGATCGGCTCGCGCGCCGATTCGCTGCGCGAGCTGCACGCCCGCCACGAGGGGTGCAAGCGGGGGGCCGCGGGCCTCCTCGCCCGGCAGCCCGGCACGGCGGCATTGCTCGCCAGCGTGCTCCGCGTCCCGGCCGCCCTCGAGCGAGCGGTCGCGGCGGCGCTGGGCAAGCGCCTGGCCCAGATCGTAGTGCCGGACACCGCGTCCGCCGTGGCGGCGGTCGGCTGGCTGAGAGAGTCCAACGCGGGGAGCGCCACCGTGCTGCCGCGCGATGCCGAGCGGCGCGCGGCCGTCATCGTGCCTGCCGGCCGGAGGCTGCTCGACCAGATCGACGTCGACCCGCAGCACTGGGCGCTGGCCGAGGCGCTGCTTGGTCAGGTCCTGCTCGCCGACGATCTCGGCCATGCGCTGGCGCTCTGGCGAGCGGCAAGCCACCCGGTGACCGTGGTGACGCCCGCCGGCGAGGCCATCGACACGGTCGGCGCCGTTACGGGCGGCAGCGAGCCGCCCCTGGAAGAGACGCTCCTCGCGCGCGCGCGTGAGCTGCGCGAGCTCGAGGGGACGCTCGCGGCCGCACGCGCCGACCTGGCGCGAGAAGAGCGCGCGCTCGCCGAGGTCCAGGGGCGCGACGCCGTGCTGGCGGAGGCGGCTCGAGCCGCGGACGAGCGGCTGCAGGCGCTCCGTCTCGAGCTCCTCGCCGCCGAGAAGGACCGCGAGCGCCTCGAGGAGGAACGCAGACGCATCACCGCCGAGCTCGAGGTGGAGGCCCTCGAGGCGACCGGCGTCGCCGGTGAGGGCGGCCAGGTGGCCGACGAGATCGCCGCGCTCGGCGCCCGACGGGAGCGCGCGACGCATGCCGTGGCCGACCGCCGTGTCGAGCTCGCGAACCGCCAGCAGGCGGCTGCCGCGTGGCGTGAACGGCACGGCGCGGCGGAGCGCGAACGGACGGACGCCGCCGTCCGCGCCGCGGGCGCGGGCGAGCGACGGCGGCACCTCGAAGCAGCCGTCGTCCGCGCCCGGGCGATGCTCGCCGAGGTGCAGGAGCGGCTCGCAGCCGTCGCCCGGCGGGCAGCCGAGGCGGCGAGCGGCGCAGACACGGCGGCGGTCGAGGCCGCCGCGGCGGAGGCCGAACGCGAGGCGGCCGAGAGACAGACCGCGGCGCTGACGCTCGAGCGGGACGGGTTGCGCGGCGCGCTCGCCGAGGCCGATCGCGGGCTGTCCGCCGACGACGCCGCCGAGGCGAGCGCTCGCGAGCGGCTCGACGTGCTCGGGCAGGAGCGCGCGGCTGCCGAGGTCACCCTCGCCGAGCGGCGGCTCGCGCTCGAGCACCTCGCGGCGCAGCTGGCGGAGCGGTACGGGCTCGGCCCGGAGGCGTTGGCCGACGTGGTCATCGAGGACGACGGCGAGGACACGGAACGCGCGGAGCACGCCGAGGCGCTGCGCGCGCGGCTCGCACGCCTCGGCGACGTCAATCCCGCCGCCGCCGGCGAGCTCGAGGAGCTGCGCACGCGGCGCGAGTTCCTCGTCGCACAGCGGACCGACCTCGAGCGCTCGCTCGACGACCTCCGGCGCACGATCGCCAAGCTCACCCGCACCTCGCGCCAGCGCTTCGAGGAGACCTTCGCCGCGGCGAACGAGAAGCTCGCCGAGGTCTTTCCCAAGCTCTTCCCGAACGGCAAGGCGCGCCTCGAGCTCATCCCGCCGGAAGAGGGAGGCGAGCCGGGGATCGAGATCGTCGTCCAGCCGGCAGGCAAGAAGCTCCAGTCGCTCGGGCTTCTCTCGGGCGGTGAGAAGGCGCTCACCGCGACGGCGCTCATCCTGTCGCTGTTCCTGATCCGCCCCACACCCTTCTGCCTGCTCGACGAGGTCGACGCGCCGCTCGACGAGGCGAACATCGGTCGCTTCAATCAGCTCGTCCGCGAGATGGCCGCGACTTCGCAGTTCGTGCTCATCACCCACAACCGCCGGACGATGGAGGTGGCCGACACGCTCTACGGCATCACGATGGAGCGGGCAGGCATCTCGAAGGTCGTCGCCGTCCGGTTGTGGGAAGCGGCGTAG